One Mycolicibacterium goodii genomic region harbors:
- a CDS encoding CynX/NimT family MFS transporter, which yields MPRDSLDSYEHDLELEIDGAAEFRAPVMAAGGVLLAVAVVLTALNLRPAITSVGPLLGDMRTALGASGVWAGVLTTMPGLCFAAAGLTAPWLARKLGLGWAISLALSVLTVGLLVRVLDGALVVLAGTLIATGGIALANVLIPVVIKGSFPARIGLMTGIYTAALQGGGALGSAATAPLQDMLGGWREALGSWAVLALVALAMWLVGARSIHGARTAAPTASGKGRSLLRNPLAWTVTLFFGCQSFLAYIVMGWLPEVFIDSGVEKTDAGLLVGLASLLAVPISLVVAPLAARQSGQTGWIVGLGVVGFAGMIGLLVDPGAAPLLWTVLVGLGMSVFSLALTVIALRARTADDTAKLSGMAQGFGYLLAGLGPFAFGLLHDATGGWTAPWVMVLAVYLVQMGAGALAGRNRYV from the coding sequence GTGCCCAGAGACTCCCTCGACAGCTATGAGCACGATCTGGAGCTCGAGATCGACGGTGCCGCGGAGTTCCGTGCACCCGTGATGGCCGCAGGCGGTGTGCTGCTGGCCGTCGCCGTGGTGTTGACGGCGCTCAACCTGCGGCCCGCGATCACCAGCGTCGGCCCCCTGCTGGGGGACATGCGCACCGCGCTGGGGGCTTCAGGGGTGTGGGCCGGTGTGCTCACCACGATGCCCGGGTTGTGTTTCGCCGCCGCCGGCCTCACCGCGCCGTGGCTCGCGCGCAAACTCGGTTTGGGGTGGGCGATCTCGCTGGCCCTGAGTGTCCTGACCGTCGGCCTGCTGGTGCGGGTGCTCGACGGTGCTCTCGTGGTGCTCGCCGGCACGTTGATCGCGACCGGCGGAATCGCGCTTGCGAACGTTCTGATCCCGGTGGTCATCAAGGGCTCGTTCCCGGCACGTATCGGGTTGATGACGGGCATCTACACCGCGGCCCTGCAGGGCGGTGGAGCGCTGGGGTCGGCGGCGACCGCACCGCTGCAGGACATGCTCGGCGGTTGGCGCGAAGCTCTCGGCAGTTGGGCGGTTCTGGCGCTTGTCGCCCTCGCGATGTGGCTGGTGGGCGCGCGCAGCATCCACGGTGCCCGCACCGCAGCGCCCACCGCGTCCGGGAAAGGCCGATCCCTGCTTCGCAACCCGCTGGCGTGGACGGTGACGTTGTTCTTCGGCTGCCAGTCGTTCCTGGCCTACATCGTGATGGGCTGGCTGCCCGAGGTCTTCATCGACAGTGGCGTCGAGAAGACCGACGCCGGTCTGCTGGTCGGCCTGGCGTCGCTGCTGGCGGTTCCCATCAGCCTCGTCGTCGCGCCGCTGGCCGCACGCCAGTCCGGTCAGACCGGGTGGATCGTCGGGCTCGGCGTGGTGGGTTTCGCCGGGATGATCGGGCTGCTGGTCGATCCGGGTGCCGCGCCGCTGCTGTGGACGGTGTTGGTGGGTCTCGGGATGAGCGTGTTCTCGTTGGCGCTGACCGTGATCGCGCTGCGGGCGCGCACTGCCGACGACACCGCGAAGCTCTCGGGCATGGCGCAGGGGTTCGGCTACCTGCTGGCCGGGCTCGGTCCGTTCGCGTTCGGCCTGCTGCACGACGCGACGGGCGGCTGGACGGCGCCTTGGGTCATGGTGCTGGCGGTCTACCTCGTGCAGATGGGGGCCGGAGCCCTCGCGGGTCGCAACCGCTACGTCTGA
- a CDS encoding sensor histidine kinase: MRVLSLRTIVIVAALSVVVLVLTLGTWVWIGVTNDQYSQLDRRLDSLSSLGDVSTLLNSTRQADADDVGPDDGGLVRTAYIGGVTVSVPSDIVLPHLENGYANTTIDGVEYRVRTFTAGPATIALGAPLAETQRRIDELHLRVVLICAGVVAGTVVVGWVISLVMINPFRLLAQQARAINAQSNPEEVKVRGVREAVEIAEAVEGMLARIGSEQERTKAALESARDFAAVASHELRTPLTAMRTNLEVLSTLDMTPEQRQEVIGDVMRTQSRIEATLTALERLAQGELTTVEDFVPMDVTELLDRAAHDAQHTYPGLKATLMPSPTVLMLGMPAGLRLVIDNAIANAVKHGGATEIRLSAVSSADDVEIAVDDNGSGVPEAERAEVFERFARGSTASRSGSGLGLALVAQQAELHGGTAALEESPLGGARLLLRLPLNRSKGEDAPF, from the coding sequence ATGCGGGTGTTGTCGTTGCGCACGATCGTCATCGTCGCCGCGCTGTCAGTGGTGGTACTGGTGTTGACCCTCGGCACCTGGGTCTGGATCGGCGTCACCAACGATCAGTACAGCCAGCTGGACCGGCGCCTCGATTCGCTCAGCAGCCTCGGCGACGTCAGCACGCTGCTCAACAGCACCCGCCAGGCCGACGCCGACGACGTGGGTCCCGACGACGGCGGACTGGTGCGCACCGCGTACATCGGCGGCGTCACCGTGTCGGTGCCCAGCGACATCGTGCTGCCGCACCTGGAGAACGGCTACGCCAACACCACGATCGACGGTGTCGAATACCGCGTCCGCACGTTCACGGCGGGTCCGGCGACGATCGCGCTCGGCGCGCCGCTGGCGGAGACGCAACGCCGTATCGACGAACTGCATCTGCGTGTGGTGCTGATCTGTGCGGGTGTCGTCGCCGGCACCGTGGTGGTCGGCTGGGTGATCTCACTGGTGATGATCAACCCGTTCCGCCTGCTGGCGCAGCAGGCGCGGGCGATCAACGCGCAGTCCAACCCCGAAGAGGTGAAGGTGCGCGGCGTCCGTGAGGCCGTCGAGATCGCCGAGGCCGTCGAGGGAATGCTGGCCCGCATCGGCAGCGAGCAGGAGCGCACCAAGGCCGCCCTGGAGTCCGCCCGTGACTTCGCCGCGGTCGCCTCGCATGAACTGCGGACGCCGCTGACGGCCATGCGGACCAATCTGGAAGTGCTCTCGACGCTGGACATGACACCCGAGCAGCGGCAAGAGGTGATCGGTGACGTCATGCGGACCCAGAGCCGGATCGAGGCCACGCTCACCGCGCTCGAGCGCCTCGCGCAAGGTGAGCTGACCACCGTCGAGGACTTCGTCCCGATGGACGTCACCGAACTGCTCGACCGCGCCGCCCACGACGCGCAGCACACGTATCCCGGCCTGAAGGCCACGCTCATGCCGTCCCCGACGGTGCTCATGCTCGGCATGCCCGCGGGCCTGCGCCTGGTGATCGACAATGCCATCGCCAACGCGGTCAAACACGGTGGCGCCACCGAGATCCGGCTCAGCGCGGTCAGTTCGGCCGACGATGTCGAGATCGCGGTCGACGACAACGGATCCGGCGTACCGGAGGCCGAGCGCGCGGAGGTGTTCGAACGGTTTGCGCGTGGTTCGACGGCCTCGCGTTCAGGGTCGGGGCTCGGGCTGGCGCTGGTCGCGCAGCAAGCCGAATTGCACGGCGGCACAGCCGCTTTGGAAGAGAGTCCGCTTGGCGGGGCGCGTCTGCTGCTGCGGTTGCCGCTCAACCGGTCCAAGGGCGAGGACGCCCCGTTCTGA
- a CDS encoding FadR/GntR family transcriptional regulator, giving the protein MPLATTRRTGLVDQVIEQLRASVSSGEWPIGTKIPTEPELAEALGVGRNTLREAVRALAHGGILEVRQGDGTYVRATSEVSGALSRLCGSELREVLQVRRCLEVEGARLAATARTDADLAELRTFLERTETSDHADFVRSDTAFHLAVVRASHNGVLIELYRGLIEAISASVATTSATPDGMFSHRGLVEAIAAGDVERAGREAGEFLDALLAGMPAQSD; this is encoded by the coding sequence GTGCCGCTCGCCACCACCCGCCGGACGGGACTGGTCGATCAGGTGATCGAGCAGTTGCGCGCCTCGGTCAGTTCCGGGGAATGGCCCATCGGCACGAAGATCCCCACCGAGCCCGAGCTTGCCGAAGCGCTCGGGGTGGGCCGCAACACACTTCGCGAGGCGGTCCGCGCGCTCGCCCACGGCGGCATCCTTGAGGTACGCCAGGGCGACGGCACCTATGTGCGGGCCACCAGCGAGGTCTCCGGCGCGCTGAGCCGCCTGTGCGGCTCGGAACTGCGCGAGGTGCTGCAGGTGCGGCGCTGCCTGGAGGTAGAGGGCGCGCGGCTGGCCGCCACCGCCCGCACCGACGCCGACCTGGCCGAGCTGCGCACGTTCCTCGAGCGCACCGAGACGTCGGATCACGCCGACTTCGTGCGCAGCGACACCGCGTTCCACCTCGCCGTGGTGCGGGCGTCGCACAACGGCGTGCTCATCGAGCTCTACCGCGGCCTCATCGAGGCGATCTCCGCCAGCGTCGCCACCACCAGCGCCACACCCGACGGCATGTTCAGCCACCGCGGACTGGTCGAGGCGATCGCCGCGGGCGACGTCGAGCGCGCCGGGCGCGAGGCCGGTGAGTTCCTCGACGCGCTGCTGGCCGGGATGCCCGCGCAGAGCGACTGA
- a CDS encoding LysR family transcriptional regulator encodes MPLSARMPELAAFDVLLAIARTGSLGAAGRELGLTQQAVSARLASIEAQTGVRLVQRSSRGSALTPAGVVVAEWADQLLEVAHRVDAGLAALRSESHTRLTVAASLTIAEQLMPRWLVSLHADARRRGAAAPEVILTAANSEEVIAAVRDGSAELGFIESPGTPRGLHTRVVARDELIVVVPPGHKWARRSTPIGPAELNDTPLVSREAGSGTREALSTALRRALGDTTQAAPAIELSSAAAMRAAVAAGAGPAVMSRLAVEDDLTLGRLRAVPVAGLDLRRDLRAVWSGTRTPPAGAVRDLLGHIAAAR; translated from the coding sequence ATGCCCCTGAGTGCCCGCATGCCCGAGTTGGCTGCGTTCGACGTTCTGCTGGCGATCGCCCGCACCGGCAGCCTGGGTGCCGCGGGCCGCGAGCTGGGTCTCACGCAGCAGGCGGTGTCGGCGCGGCTCGCGTCGATCGAGGCGCAGACCGGGGTGCGCCTGGTGCAGCGCAGCAGCCGGGGTTCGGCGCTCACGCCGGCCGGTGTGGTGGTCGCCGAGTGGGCCGATCAACTGCTCGAGGTCGCGCACCGCGTCGACGCCGGGCTGGCCGCGTTGCGCAGCGAGAGCCACACGCGCTTGACCGTGGCGGCCAGCCTGACCATCGCCGAGCAGCTCATGCCGCGATGGCTGGTCTCGCTACACGCCGATGCCCGTCGACGTGGGGCTGCGGCTCCCGAGGTGATCCTGACGGCGGCGAACAGCGAGGAGGTGATCGCCGCGGTGCGCGACGGCTCCGCCGAGCTGGGCTTCATCGAATCACCGGGTACACCAAGAGGTTTGCATACCCGGGTGGTTGCCCGTGACGAGTTGATCGTGGTGGTGCCGCCCGGGCACAAGTGGGCCCGCCGGTCGACGCCGATCGGACCGGCCGAACTCAACGACACACCCCTGGTGTCGCGGGAGGCCGGCTCCGGCACCCGCGAAGCCCTGAGCACCGCGCTGCGTCGGGCACTCGGCGACACGACGCAGGCCGCGCCCGCGATCGAACTGTCCTCGGCGGCGGCGATGCGGGCGGCCGTCGCGGCGGGCGCCGGACCTGCGGTGATGAGCCGGCTGGCGGTCGAGGACGACCTGACCCTGGGCCGGCTGCGCGCGGTCCCGGTGGCCGGGCTGGATCTGCGTCGCGATCTGCGGGCCGTCTGGTCGGGCACCCGCACGCCGCCCGCCGGCGCGGTGCGCGACCTGCTCGGCCACATCGCCGCGGCCCGCTGA
- a CDS encoding TDT family transporter codes for MAPQSRGAYREAPGFGSIGEVSIDISLDPDTAFDTAPRPFHLAWCAQPPRRASMFAHITPNWFASVMGTGIVATAAVTLPVQASGLRAFATAVWILAAALLVALTAAFTTHWLRHRHHAVGYANHPVMAQFYGAPAMALLTVGAGSLLLGPAVIGESAAVRLGVALWVAGTGLGLAVAVVIPYRMITRCGRGVAAVPAWMMPVVPPMVSASTGALLLGHLGPGQAAETLLMACYAMFGLSLLVGFVTVTMVYSRLMHGGLPEVQAIPTVWIVLGVIGQSITATNLLAAHASSVVTDTSVVSALHAFGIVYGVVVGGFGAFVFCVAAALTVHAARRGLSFTLTWWSFTFPVGTCVTGASALGAATGAVVFSGLAVLLYVALLVAWVTVAVHTVRGVASGRLLAG; via the coding sequence GTGGCCCCACAATCACGTGGTGCCTACCGCGAGGCACCGGGCTTCGGCAGCATCGGTGAGGTGAGCATCGACATCAGCCTCGACCCCGACACCGCTTTCGACACCGCACCACGCCCGTTCCACCTCGCGTGGTGTGCCCAACCACCGCGCCGCGCTTCGATGTTCGCCCACATCACCCCCAACTGGTTCGCCTCGGTGATGGGCACCGGCATCGTCGCGACGGCCGCGGTGACCCTGCCCGTGCAGGCATCCGGTCTGCGCGCCTTCGCCACCGCGGTCTGGATCCTGGCCGCGGCCCTGCTGGTGGCGCTCACTGCCGCGTTCACGACGCACTGGCTGCGGCACCGCCACCATGCCGTGGGCTATGCGAATCACCCTGTCATGGCCCAGTTCTACGGCGCCCCGGCGATGGCGCTGCTGACCGTCGGCGCTGGATCACTACTCCTCGGCCCCGCGGTGATCGGCGAGTCTGCCGCCGTTCGGCTCGGCGTGGCGCTGTGGGTGGCCGGCACCGGTCTCGGACTCGCTGTGGCCGTGGTGATCCCGTACCGGATGATCACCCGGTGCGGTCGAGGAGTGGCGGCGGTGCCCGCCTGGATGATGCCGGTGGTGCCGCCGATGGTCTCCGCGTCCACCGGGGCATTGCTGCTCGGTCATCTCGGCCCCGGGCAGGCGGCGGAGACGCTGCTCATGGCGTGTTACGCGATGTTCGGGCTCAGCCTGCTGGTGGGGTTCGTGACCGTGACGATGGTCTACTCGCGGTTGATGCACGGCGGTCTGCCCGAGGTGCAGGCCATCCCGACCGTCTGGATCGTGCTGGGTGTCATCGGTCAGTCGATCACCGCGACGAATCTTCTTGCCGCCCACGCCTCATCAGTGGTCACCGATACCTCCGTGGTGAGCGCACTCCACGCGTTCGGGATCGTGTACGGGGTGGTGGTGGGCGGGTTCGGGGCCTTTGTGTTCTGCGTGGCGGCCGCGTTGACGGTGCACGCCGCGCGGCGCGGGTTGTCGTTCACGCTGACGTGGTGGAGTTTCACGTTCCCCGTCGGCACGTGCGTGACCGGTGCGTCGGCGCTGGGGGCCGCGACCGGGGCGGTGGTGTTCTCGGGCCTTGCCGTGCTGCTCTACGTCGCGTTGCTGGTGGCGTGGGTCACCGTCGCCGTGCACACGGTGCGCGGTGTGGCATCCGGGCGGTTGCTGGCGGGCTGA